The following DNA comes from Rosa rugosa chromosome 5, drRosRugo1.1, whole genome shotgun sequence.
TTTTTTGCTTAATTCCTTGTACCAATGGATCCACTGTATTGCAAAACAACttgggataatgaccatttacacaattttggggttaattaacctcacttacccaaacactctaagagattgcccacttacacaatattatatatatattttgccctaatacccaattaagttattttttattttttttgtttatttttaggacaattttgccctctcttcctttgtcacttagagagagactTTGCCGGAGCCTACCGCGGTATTCCGATGACCGGCCGCCAGACTTTGGTGATCGGACAGGTGAACGGAATCCggtgaccgaaatccggcgTCCAACTTTATTGcaccccaataatcttattattaccccgcaataatttttttattggcccccaataatcttattattgccttctAGTAATCGTTTTTttgcccctcaataatcttattattatcccccaataatcttattattgccttccaataatCATTTTTtcgccccccaataatcttattattgcccaaccAAATCGTAAAAACAATCACTACTAGCAACATCCCATATTGAAATCGGCCAATTTTTTGGAGAAACAAACCACCGCAACAACATGGATGACGTTGGAGGCCTCCTACGCATTTACCAgaaagaggggggggggggggggggggggggggggagaagaagaagagaagtcTGAACGAACGACGGCGTCAGAGCCCGGACCCGAACTCCGGCTGGCGCGTGGAGCTTCGGAGGTCTGATGACGACCCTGGCGTGGCGGCAGAGCATCGGAGGTTTTCTTCTCGTGGGAGCGGTGCTCGCAATCTAAGATGCAGTCGAGGTCGACCGTCAACTCTTCGATCTCACAATTCCGGCAAACATCAGCCTCGCCGAGTTTTCTATATCGGAACCGTTGACACGAAGCTTGAGGAGCTCCGATTCATCGTCGATTCAGTCAGACCCAACCTCACCGACTCAGTCCGGTCAAATTTCTCCGACAGTCCGATACACATCCGGCGACGAAGTCGCATATGATGACGAAGCCCGCAGACGTTGCCGGTTTCGGTCTCTGGTGAGAGAAGAAAtctgaggggggaggagagagagaagagatcgaagaggggaggggagagagagagagagagagtctgagaggagtCAGAGGGCGACGGCGTTGCCGGATTCGGTCTCCGGTGAGagaagaaatcggtgagggggaggagagagagaatagatcaaagaggggagaggagagagagagagagtctgagagagagatgagtgtaatttattaattaaaatgagggcaatactgtcaatagatattagattgggtaaatgagagtaaaaatctcttagtggagtaagtggacaatttttattATGAGTTTTTGGTAAGTTTGCAGTTTCTACATTTTCATGATAGAATTGCCGACTAGCAACACTTTTCAGTGCAAAGGAGATTGCTTGGTCTTGATTGATATTGCAGTAGTACATTCTGATACGCATTTTGGTGCACTTAGTCAGTCGGCACGTCTCTCTCAATTGCAGATAGTGATGCCTGTTCATGTCAATGATCAGATTCAAATGAGTTGATACCATGCCACATGTTTCAGTGCCTATAAAAAAATAGATGCATATGATAAAGCTAATGCTCATTTTGCTCATTAACATAACCAAGTTTCTCCTTTATACCATGTTCAACGAGAATTAAGCTCATCAGAAATTCATTGATCTCTGCTTAGTGGCACAATCCATTATTGACGGGAGAGCTGCCCACGAATATTCTCTCCCTTGCCTTACTTGCCTGTAAAagatgaaaggaaaaaaaaaaatcaccataTATAAAGATCCTCTTAAAAAGTTTAAATGAGGCCAAGGTTCAACATAAATGATTGGGAACAGACCTGCATTTCCCAGTTTGTACAAGTTGTTACAAAAGCAAGCAGAGTGGTTTGCACAAAAGCACCAGCTTGTATACCAATCCAAAGGCCCCTTCCTCTTAGTTGTACCAAGAAAGCCAATGTAGCAGCAACTGGAATCCCACATAGATAAAATGCTCCAAGGTTTATGTAAGCCCCTATGTGCTGCCATCCACAGCCTCTAGCAATACCTGAATATCTAACCATTGTAAGATCATTTAACACATAGTTTAAACATGAAATAACTTATTTCTTAACCTGAAATAATTATAAACCTGAAAGGACCCCTTGCAAGCTGTCTAGTATAACAGACAGGCAAACTAGAGGAGCCATTGTTCTGACATAATCGATGACTTCTTCTTCATTGCTGAAGAGGTAACCAAACACATGGCGGCAGCAAAAGAGGGTTGTGGTCGTTAGAGTTGCCTCTGTGACTGCAAGAAACATGGCAGCGAAAGTAGCTATACGAGCACCTTCGGGGTTGCCAGCTCCTAGTTCATTTGAAACTCTAGTGCTGCACAATGCCAAGAAAACAAGATACCTTGGTACTTATTAAGTAAACTTGACTGCATTTTATGTTATGGTGTACAAAATATGTGAGGAGATGGTATATATGTGTTTGAACATACCTTGCTGCCGCACCAAATCCATATGGTATTGAATAGAGTGTCGAAATGGTCTGGAGACTATCCACAAAACTTGATTAGAGAATTTAGAACATCAAATTCTTCCATCGAATACATTATGCACCTCAATACTTTATTAGTATGGAGATCACACTTCGACAAATTGTTTAAAGTTGTTTTGAACAGGACACGAAAACAAAACTTACCATACAGACAACACTGAAGTTTCAAGAGCAGGATTTGGTAAAAGCCCAGACAGCAAGATAAGCAGCTCAAATGACCACCACTCAAGGCTACAACCatcaagaaaaaaataaacaaataaaaagagaCATTATAGAAACCAAAAGTTAAAGAAAACATGTAGTATTAACTTATTTCGAAAACATAAATGCAAGGAGTGTAAAACTACCATATCATTACTGCAGAAGGGACGGCAAAGCGAAAGAACTCTCCAGTTCCTTGGAATACCTCCTTAGAAATGGGAGCTCTAGTCTTTGAACATGCAGAAGAAAACTTCATGTATACTCCAAGTAAAATCACATTCACCCAATACGAAATGCTGATTGCCAATGCTCCTCCCAAGTTATCAAGGCCAGACTTGAACACTAGAATCCAACAGAGAGGAATATGGAACATAAGGGTCGCACAAGAGCTTATGAACATAGGAATTACTAAACTCTGTGTCTGAAAGTATCTAATGAGCGGTTGAAGAGTTGCATAAGCAAATAGACCAGGAATAAGCCAAATTGTGAATTTGCCAGCTTCACGAGAAATTGAAGGATCTTGACCCATGAAGATCAGTATATCCGCCATAAATATCCATATCAAAGATAATGGTAGACAAACTAAGTTGAGAGAAAATATAGCAGTGTAAGTTTGAAGTCCAAGTTTCTGATACTGCTTAGCTCCATAAGCTTGCCCACATAAAGTTTCAAGTGCACTAGCCATTCCTAACTGTTCAAGTAGCAGGTTACAGCATATATTTAGTAATTAAAACAGAAAACCAGTACAAGTTCAATTTGGTAATCCCCAAAGCCCATCTTTTATTGAATTTAATCTGTAATTTCATAGCACATCCACATTGCACACAGTTTCCTTACATGGTTTGTAATCAATTAGAATTTTAGGCCAAAAACAGAATATCACATGGAAACTTTGgccaagaaaataaaatgaaattaaatagAGCCAAAAACTTTGGCCGCCATCTTCATTAGGTCAAAGAACCCAACAGCTGTGGGCCtgaaccctagaaagctagacaAGTCTTTAATGCTTTTCATTCGACATATATACCAGCATTATCGCCTTGTGATTTTAAAGGAATCATTTGAAGGAACCATGGGCCATATATTCCACTCAAATACTAAACATTCCAGTCATTGATCTTAGCACGTCTGTATCGAAGTAGGGATGTCATATTCCAACTTTAAAAAGACAGATCAATAAACGAATGATGAATTGCAACAGATAATTTATACTTTAGTATAAAATCATAGAAAAAGTACTATCATCTAGACCTTGATGCTTGTATGTAACTGATATGTTCAATTAATGTTAGATGGTGATGGAGGCTAATTAGCATTTCTGCAAACTGTTTGACGTCAAAAATGCAGTTCCAAAATGCATGAAAGCAAGAAATGAACAGATTtaagcaagaaaagaaaagaaaaggtgaaGATATATGAGACTTACAAAAAGACTAAAGCCGGTGACCCCGGCTAAAGAGATGGCTATGGCGGTGCTAGAAAGAGCTAGCTCACCGAGATGACCAACCATCATCATCGAAACTATCTGCAACAAGTACTGGGATAGGATCACAGCAACCATAGGTCCTGCTATGCATCCCAACTTCTTCACTTCTTCGAAGAACAAAAACCATGTCAGAATACTTGTACCGCCTGACCCTTTTTTTTGCTCTACTTGATCTTTGCCTCTTGGTAATAATAATCCCTCTTCCATGTTTGTTACTTCAGTATCTGCAGTGGAACTCACTCGAAGTTCTGGCACTTATATGCAGCATATGTATATCTCTTTTGGTCATTACGTGCGTGGAAGGATTAATATACAAGTATGCAACATTACAAGCCGATCCAACAAACGAGATAAAGTAAACAATTATGTGAAAGTAAAAAACCTTTATTTGCTAGActacaaaaaaaagagaaaattgtaACAGTGTCGCCTATCATAATGGCCGAAAGAAAAGACAGAAAATTTTCGGTGTGAAAATGGCTCCCCATTGTAATCCCTTATAATCTATGGTGTATTATTTGTCATGTACACTCTTTATTTTATGACTGTCTTGTCATTACCAACAAAATAATCAGTTTCAAGTGGCAAGATGCTATTTTTCTTTGAACGGCCGAAGTGAGCTGAACTGCCAAGAGCCTAagacttctcaaattccaaattaagaaagaaaatACTGAAACAATATCTGGATCTAACTTTGTGTACATTAATTTTCTCTGGATAAAATTGCTggtttacaatttttttttttgaagaattcaAAACTGCAATAAATGAGAAAAGACGGGGCCATGAACAGAGCCCTCATGGTGGAGCAGATACAGCATCACAAACCAGAATGTGAAAGAGGGAAGGAGGCGGGTTCATATACCAATCTGAAGGCACTCCTGCCGTGAAGCCCAAGCAGCAACAAGATCAGCTGCCTTGTTAGCTTCTACTGGTCCAGGACCAGTTAACTAAAGAAAAAGCAGCAGCTGATCTTGACAAAAAACTTTGGGCACTACAGAAAggaaaaactttttattgccaAAAAAAGAACAGAGAAAGGCATAAGGCAAGTCCTCCAGGACTACTCATCAATAAAAgctgtagaatcgctgtaaatctgtatgtaattaggattttatttaattaggatatcctgtaattatggaaagattgtttcctattagagttagactactcctttgtacttatatatataccctcattgtgggatgaatagaattatcgaattaaccctgaattgaagtattcttttctacttggtatcaaagccaggttcaatcctttgaacttgcgctgcatcctttgaatcctgaaccctgaatcccgaagaacaccacaaaccgctgcgtaccaccaccgttgaaatcaaaccatcctgaatttcaaaccaccatcaccctacctttttttttccaaaacattcatatccatcttgaaacccttgaaaatccaatcttgcgaaaatcatgaattcctcaatgatgcaatcaaagaaacaggctatggggcattcggtaactaccgaattttctgttatggcccAACGTAAACAGGGTCCTCCTCtaggcttctcaggacctttTCCACACCGTCCTCtaagtaaaccaaatccatatgcaaacaaaaggtgcattatttgtggggaattaggtcatagcaaggagcggtgctatgaagtgattggttaccctgattggtgggacttcaccaagaaaccgcgaaagaatctgggcaaggccgctgttgctactaaagaggaagtttacctagacaatgcctccgctaatgtagcgcagtcaggtatgaagggtaaggttacatttaatagtacatggataattgatacaggtgcatctgaccatatgaccaatgacccaagtcttgtgaaaagccttagacgttcccctcaagactttgtctctactgctgatggtactccaactccggtcactggagaaggttctattgctttatctgataccttaacccttgaatctgtcttagttgttccatcactagcttataatctcatgtctgttggtcaagttattttagctcttgcatgtattgtgaccttctatccgtctttctgtgtgtttcaggacattctgactcgacggattcttggttatggtgttagaagggggaaattatactatctggatctgacagagactggaaagaaacagaagcatcttttgggacaagctaatcagatcaacggggtagagaatgcgaaggaagctgtatggttatggcatcgccgtttaggtcatctatcctttcgttatcttaagaagctgcaacctcaattgttttcagttgttagtgaattggatttccactgtgacatctgtgaactggccaagagtcaccgtatttcatattcaccaagtcttaataaaagtcctgttccttttatgaagattcactccgatgtctggggtcctgcaaaaattccttctctttctggagctcggtattttgtaacgtttattgatgattgcactcgcatgacatgggtgtcattactgaagaataagagtgatgtatttggaatgtttaccgaatttcacaaaatggtggcaactcagtatcaacaatccatcagagtgtttcagtctgacaatggtggagagtttgtgaatggccctatgattgagttttgccggtcacatggaattcgtcatcaaacctccaattcttatactcctcaacagaatggtttagcataacggaagaacaggcaattgatggaagttgttcgtgcttccttgtttggcatgaatgtacctcggtcctattggggcgaagcagtgaaatcagcagcatatcttatcaaccgtactccttcacgggtgattgagtttcagaatcctcatcagaagcttcatacacttttgaccatcccttctatgcctaatttggagccccgggtgtttgggtgcacaacttatgttcatattcccaagcctcaacgtagcaagcttgatccccgtgcccgtaagtgtatatttgttggttatgctgacttccagaagggttatcgatgttatgatcctcttactggcactatacatatatctcttgatgtctcattccgtgaatctgagccatattactcagggggagcttctcagtcttcccttcagggggagagaggttatgaagggaatccttgttctattattgattttgatgtctttgaagacttggaagatttggaggaacgatttgaaggtagaaattccgaaacagaaaatgcaactgccgaacagagtgttgtaaattccgaaacagaaaattcgACTGCtgaacagagtgttgtaaattccgaaacagaaaatgtgaCTGCCGAacggagtgttgtgaattccgaaacaaagAATGCGACTgctgaacagagtgttgtgaattccgaaacagagaatgcAACTGCTGAAACTGCAGAACAgagcgttgtgaattccgagacagaagagacgacttttctggatagtttgaaacaaaatcaagacgtatctgaagctcacacacaagatattcccccttctgccccaccaactgaagatcccagtcagaatgatccacctcaggtacccctaaactttaatgagtcttctgggttagaaagtgtcgaacctaggaaatcacaaagggttaccaagggaattcctaagaaacaatatgaaccagatatcaaagccaaagctaaataccctatagctaattttatgtctaaccataggatttctgggtcacatgcacttgttgttgatcaattatctactgtatctattcctagtaacgtgcaggatgcattgatgaatccaaaatggacaaaggcgatgaatgaagaattggaagctcttcagaaaaatgcaacatgggagctagtacctatgccggttggaaagaagactgtaggatgtcgttgggtatttactgtgaagcttaatgcagatggaactattaatagatacaaagcgaggttggttgccaaagtatatacacaacgctatgggattgattatgaggagacttttgcacctgtggcaaagattaatactgtccggattctaatctcacttgcagcaaacaaagattggcccttgcaccagtttgatgtgaagaatgcgtttcttaatgggaatttggaggaagaagtgtacatggatatgcccccaggtgttaagaattacccaagtgatgttggcaaggtgtgtaaattgaagaagtctttgtatggcctgaagcaatctccaagagcttggtttggaagattttcaaagtccatgaaagcctttaggtacagacagagcaattctgaccataccttgtttatcaaacgcaagaatggtaagattacagctcttattgtgtatgttgatgacatgattgttacaggggatgatccgaaagagatgaatgaattgcaaaagtatctgtcaaaggagtttgaaatgaaggatctgggacaactaaagtattttttgggtattgaagttgcaaggtctaagaaggggattttgctttcacaaaggaagtatgtccttgatttacttgctgaaacagggatgctggactgcagaccaatggagacacccattgagatgaatcacagactttctatttatcctgatcaagtttcaactgacaaagggaggtatcaacgtcttgtaggaaggttgatttatctttcacatactagacctgatattgcttatgatgtgagtgttgttagtcaatttatgcattgtcctagtgaagagcatatggatgcagtctttcgtattttgaagtacttgaagatggcgccaggtaaagggttactgtttcagaaaaaagatgaattggaagttgttgggtacacagatgcagattgggctggtgataaaactgacagacgttctacatctgggtacttcacttttgttggagggaaccttgtcacctggcgtagcaaaaagcagaaagttgttgccagatcaagtgcagaagctgagttccgaggtatggcacacggagtctgtgaaatgttgtggattcgtaatatcttgaaagacctgggttacaagcttaaaaagcctatggatttgcattgtgataatacagctgccattgagattgcacataatccagttcagcatgatagaacaaagcatgtggaggttgaccgtcattttattaaagaaaatcttgacagaaaggttattcgctttccatttgtaaactcagaggagcaattagctgatgttcttactaaaggagtgtccaggaaggtatttgacagctcagttgacaagttgggcatgatagacatctatgcaccaacttgagggggagtgtagaatcgctgtaaatctgtatgtaattaggattttatttaattaggatatcctgtaattatggaaagattgtttcctattagagttagactactcctttgtacttatatatataccctcattgtgggatgaatagaattatcgaattaagcctgaattgaagtattcttttctactaaaGCAAGTTTCTCCTTCATATCATAATTAATAAATAAAGAGAACTGAACTCATCAAAGATACATAAATCTCTGCGACAATCCATTAGCTTCAAGAGAGCTTCCCTCATATATACTCTCCATTGCGTTCCTTGCATGATACGTCATGTCTAAGGTTTAGACTCAAATGTGCCATGTTATGTTGCATTTGAGTACTTCTAGCTCCTTCATACCACATTAAAAAGCATTAAACCCATGAGAAACTCATTGAACTCTGCTTAGTGGCACAATCCATTATCAACTGGAGAGCTTCCATCAAATATTCGCTCCCTTGCCTTACTTGCCTGGGAAATTCAAATGAGGCCAGTGTCAATCATATTAGGCCAACCTCTGTCAAAAATTGAAAGGGCCGATCGAGATATATATTAAGAGATGATTAAGAAATAAAGACCTGCATTTCCCAGTTTGTACAACATGTCACAAAAGCTAGCAGAGTGGTTTGCACAAAAGCACCGACTTGTATTCCTATCCAAAGCCCCCTTCCTCTTAGTAGTACCAAGAAAGCCAATGTAGCAGCAACTGGAATCCCACATAAATAATATGCCCCAAGATTTATGTAAGCCCCTATATGCTGCCACCCACATCCTCTAGATATACCTGAATATAATCCATTGACAATACATATATTTAACACTAGGACCgatacataaaaataaaaaaataaaaacttatttGGTATATTTCTTAAGCTTGAAGAGCAATGAACCTGAAAGGACCCCTTGCAAGCTGTCTAGTATAACAGATAGGCAAAGTAGAGGAGCCATAATTCTGACATAATCAATTACTTCTTCCTCATTGGTAAATAGGTAACCAAATACTTGGCGGCAGCAAAAGAGGGTTATGGCTACTGTACTCGTCTCTGCGACTGCAAGAAACATGGCAGCGCAAGTAGCTATACGAGCACCTTCCGGGTTACCAGCTCCTAGTTCATTTGAAACTCTAGTACTGTAGAAtgttcaaggaaaaaaaaagagaatgttATTTACTGTAGATCCATATAATCAAACTTAACTGTATTTAACACTATGGTATACGAAAGTCTATATTCTGATGGTCTATCAGTATTTCAACAGACCTTGCTGCCGCACCAATTCCATTCGGTATTGAATAGAGTGTCACAATTGTCTGGAGACTGCCCACAAAACTCAATTAGAATAAATCATTTTTTCGGAATGCATTTAGCTCATTATTGTAGAGATCAAACTTGACATATTAGttaaaattttatacttatttctTGAAGATCTTCCCTGTTTCCAAACTGGAACAAATTAGAAAACTTACCATACAGACAACACTGAAGTTTCAAGAGTAGGATTTGGTAAAAGTCCAGACAGCAAGATAAGCAGCTCAAATGACCACCACTCAAGACTACAACCATcaacaaaatattaaaaaaggAGAGCTTTATTTCGATGAGAAAAACAGGACGTTAAAGATAATAAAACTTAGAGAGAATGTAATGCAGGGAATAGAACTACCATAACATTACTGCAGAAGGGATGGCAAAGCGAAAGAACTCTCCAATTCCTTGGAACACCTCCTTAGAAATTGGAGCTCTGGTTTTTGAACATGCAGAAGAAAACTTCATGTATAATCCCAATAGAATCGCATACAACCAGTAGGAAATGCTCATCGCTAATGCTCCTCCAAGGTTATCCAGTCCAGACTTGAACACTAGGACCCAACAGAGAGGAATATGGAACATAAGTGTCACACAAGAGCTCAGAAGCATTGGAAGTATCAAACTTTGTGTCTGAAAGTATCTAATGAGTGGTTGAAGAGTTGCACAAGCAAATAGAGCCGGAATAAGCAATACTATGAATTTGCCAGCTTGACGAGAAATTGAAGGATCTTGACCCATGAAAATCAGCAAGTCCTCCGTATAAAACCATATGAAAGATATAAGAAGACAGACTAGGTTCAGAGAAAATATAGCAGTGTAAGTTTGAAGTCCATGTTTCTGATATTGTTCAGCTCCATAAGCTTGTCCACATAAAGTTTCCAGCGCACTAGCCAGTCCTGACTGTTCAAATAGCAAGTTACAAAATCTATTCAGTTAAACAGCAAAGGCCCATCGTCTAATCTGTAATCCTCTTATTATTAGACAAATATAATCTGAATGTGTGCATGTCCATTTGTCCCCAGCAGCAGGATCTAATGCAAGTCCCAATTTTTACAAAAACCCGTGATTAGTGCCATGACAATGCTAGTTTAGTCCCAAGTACTAATGAACTGAAGTCAGTCAGAGAACCAAAAGCTGTTAATGATTACCAAACATATACCAAAGCAACTTTTAATGTCCCACTCAACTGACTCAAGTACAAACCATTCTAATCGTTCATCCTAGCACCTCTCACCTCTGTGATCCACGTTGGGAGGTCATATATATTCGACTTCGACATGCTAGATCAGTGAACAAGCAAATGGTGAAACGCAATGAATCGGTCGCAAAGATCAGCCAATGATAGAAATTTAGAACTAAAATTATGGAAGAATTATACTGAACAACCTGATGTTAGATCACTTAGATGATATAAGCTAATTAGCAGTtctacaaagtacaaacaaTTTGACGTCAAAAATACAGTTCCAAAGGGGACGAAAGCAAGAAATGAGCAGATTTAAGTATgcaaagaaaagggaaaagttgAAAATACATGAAAGACTTACAAAAAGACTAAAGCCAGTGACGTTAGCTAGCGAGATGGCTATGGCGGTGCTAGAGAGAGCTAGGTCACCGAGGTGACCAACCATCATCATCGAAACGATCTGCAACAAGAACTGGGATAGATTCACGGCAACCATAGGTCCTGCTATGCAACTCAACCTCTTCACTTCTTGGAAGAACGACCGCCATGGCCCTTTTCTTTGATCTAGTTGATCTTTGCCTCTTGGTAATAACAGTCCTTCCATGTTAGTCATTTCAGCATCCGCAGTGCATTCACTCGAAGTTTTATTACTTGAACTTAGTCTATAGTATGCAGCATAAGTCTTTATTATCTTTTTCTCGTCATTACGTACGTGGAGTGACGAATATACAAGTATTGAAGTATACAACCTTACAAACCAATCTGACAAACGAGATaatcaaagaaagaaactaTGTCCCAAGTAAAAAACTTTATTAGCTAGACTACAGAAAAGGAGAAAATTATAACTCGTCCTGTCGCCTATCATAATGGCCAAAACAAAAGATGCAGAATTTTTGGAGTCATCAGTCCCCATTGTAATCCTTTATTATATATGGTGTATTATTTGTCATGTAGTCTTTATTTTATGATTGTCGACCTTTGTCATTACCAACAAAAACAATCAGTTTCAAGCGGCAAGATGCTCTTTTTCTTTGAAGGGCAGAAGTGAGCTGAACTGGTACGTAAGACTCCGTTCAAATTCCAAATAAAAAAAGACAACTGAAACAATATCAACTGGAGTGCTTCCCTCAAAAGAATAGAGAAAGGCATAATGCAAGTCCTCCAGTACTACTCGTTGATGAAATCAAGTTTCTCCTTAATACCATAGTAAATAAGAAGAACTAAGCTCATCAAAAATACAGCAATCTCTGCTTAATTAGTGAGGCAATCGCTTCAACGGGCTATTCCCTCAATCCCccatattttctctctcttgccTTACTTGCATGTTACGCCATGCATGTCTAAATTTAAGCTTAAATGCACCATGTTATTATGGATTTGAGTACTTCTCCTTCATACTGTGTTAAAAAGAATTAAGTCCATGAGAAACTCTATTGGAAGTATGGTTGCAGTATGGCTGTTTCTATTCACTGTCATTAGCCTTACTTTTCACTGTTGATAGCTTACCTTAGTTGTTAGAGTTGTTTAGCTAAGTTATGGTTGGGTTGTCCCTTAAATTAAGGATCagcttttctgtttctttttctcttctttgtgtatatataggAAAAGCTTGTAATCAGTTTCATAATGAAGTA
Coding sequences within:
- the LOC133709848 gene encoding protein DETOXIFICATION 12-like isoform X1, with amino-acid sequence MEEGLLLPRGKDQVEQKKGSGGTSILTWFLFFEEVKKLGCIAGPMVAVILSQYLLQIVSMMMVGHLGELALSSTAIAISLAGVTGFSLFLGMASALETLCGQAYGAKQYQKLGLQTYTAIFSLNLVCLPLSLIWIFMADILIFMGQDPSISREAGKFTIWLIPGLFAYATLQPLIRYFQTQSLVIPMFISSCATLMFHIPLCWILVFKSGLDNLGGALAISISYWVNVILLGVYMKFSSACSKTRAPISKEVFQGTGEFFRFAVPSAVMICLEWWSFELLILLSGLLPNPALETSVLSVCLQTISTLYSIPYGFGAAASTRVSNELGAGNPEGARIATFAAMFLAVTEATLTTTTLFCCRHVFGYLFSNEEEVIDYVRTMAPLVCLSVILDSLQGVLSGIARGCGWQHIGAYINLGAFYLCGIPVAATLAFLVQLRGRGLWIGIQAGAFVQTTLLAFVTTCTNWEMQASKARERIFVGSSPVNNGLCH
- the LOC133709848 gene encoding protein DETOXIFICATION 14-like isoform X2, with the translated sequence MEEGLLLPRGKDQVEQKKGSGGTSILTWFLFFEEVKKLGCIAGPMVAVILSQYLLQIVSMMMVGHLGELALSSTAIAISLAGVTGFSLFLGMASALETLCGQAYGAKQYQKLGLQTYTAIFSLNLVCLPLSLIWIFMADILIFMGQDPSISREAGKFTIWLIPGLFAYATLQPLIRYFQTQSLVIPMFISSCATLMFHIPLCWILVFKSGLDNLGGALAISISYWVNVILLGVYMKFSSACSKTRAPISKEVFQGTGEFFRFAVPSAVMICLEWWSFELLILLSGLLPNPALETSVLSVCLQTISTLYSIPYGFGAAASTRVSNELGAGNPEGARIATFAAMFLAVTEATLTTTTLFCCRHVFGYLFSNEEEVIDYVRTMAPLVCLSVILDSLQGVLSDIQVLLEAVDGST
- the LOC133710503 gene encoding protein DETOXIFICATION 12-like, whose amino-acid sequence is MTNMEGLLLPRGKDQLDQRKGPWRSFFQEVKRLSCIAGPMVAVNLSQFLLQIVSMMMVGHLGDLALSSTAIAISLANVTGFSLFSGLASALETLCGQAYGAEQYQKHGLQTYTAIFSLNLVCLLISFIWFYTEDLLIFMGQDPSISRQAGKFIVLLIPALFACATLQPLIRYFQTQSLILPMLLSSCVTLMFHIPLCWVLVFKSGLDNLGGALAMSISYWLYAILLGLYMKFSSACSKTRAPISKEVFQGIGEFFRFAIPSAVMLCLEWWSFELLILLSGLLPNPTLETSVLSVCLQTIVTLYSIPNGIGAAASTRVSNELGAGNPEGARIATCAAMFLAVAETSTVAITLFCCRQVFGYLFTNEEEVIDYVRIMAPLLCLSVILDSLQGVLSGISRGCGWQHIGAYINLGAYYLCGIPVAATLAFLVLLRGRGLWIGIQVGAFVQTTLLAFVTCCTNWEMQASKARERIFDGSSPVDNGLCH